In Streptomyces sp. NBC_00091, the following proteins share a genomic window:
- a CDS encoding TrkA family potassium uptake protein, translating to MHIVIMGCGRVGSALAQTLEQQGHTVAVVDQDPTAFRRLGASFGGRRVTGVGFDQDTLREAGIEEAGAFAAVSSGDNSNIIAARVAREMFGVENVAARIYDPKRAEVYQRLGIPTVATVRWTADQMLRRLLPSGSEPLWRDPSGGVQLAEVHASAAWIGHKVSQLQEETGVRVAFLTRLGEAMLPTSQTVLQEGDLVHVMMRTDEIDKVEAAFAEGPEEAHA from the coding sequence GTGCACATCGTCATTATGGGCTGCGGAAGAGTGGGTTCCGCTCTCGCGCAGACCTTGGAGCAGCAGGGGCATACGGTCGCCGTCGTCGACCAGGACCCCACCGCATTCCGTCGGCTCGGGGCTTCCTTCGGCGGCCGCCGCGTCACCGGTGTCGGATTCGACCAGGACACCCTGCGGGAGGCCGGGATCGAGGAAGCGGGCGCCTTCGCCGCGGTCAGCAGTGGTGACAATTCCAACATCATCGCCGCCCGCGTGGCCCGTGAGATGTTCGGCGTCGAGAACGTCGCCGCCCGTATCTACGACCCCAAGCGCGCCGAGGTCTACCAGCGCCTCGGGATCCCCACCGTCGCGACCGTACGGTGGACCGCGGACCAGATGCTGCGCCGGCTGCTGCCCTCGGGCTCGGAGCCGCTGTGGCGCGACCCGAGCGGCGGCGTGCAGCTCGCGGAGGTGCACGCCTCCGCCGCCTGGATCGGGCACAAGGTCAGCCAGCTCCAGGAGGAGACCGGCGTCCGTGTCGCGTTCCTCACCCGCCTGGGCGAAGCGATGCTGCCGACTTCGCAGACCGTCCTCCAGGAGGGCGACCTCGTCCACGTGATGATGCGCACGGACGAGATCGACAAGGTCGAGGCGGCCTTCGCCGAAGGTCCCGAGGAGGCACACGCATGA
- a CDS encoding TrkA family potassium uptake protein — translation MRVAIAGAGAVGRSIAGELLENGHEVLLVDKAPTAISVERVPQAEWLLADACEITSLDEAALQRCNVVIAATGDDKVNLVVSLLAKTEYGVPRVVARVNNPKNEWLFNESWGVDVAVSTPRLMSALVEEAVSVGDLVRLLRFSHGDANLVELTLPADSSVAGTQISEISWPEDTSLVTIIRGNRVLTPHGEETLEPGDELLFVAAQAREEQLEELLQARR, via the coding sequence ATGAGGGTCGCGATCGCCGGAGCCGGGGCCGTGGGCCGCTCCATCGCCGGAGAACTGCTGGAGAACGGCCACGAGGTGCTCCTCGTGGACAAGGCGCCGACCGCCATCTCGGTGGAGCGGGTGCCGCAGGCCGAGTGGCTGCTGGCCGACGCCTGCGAGATCACCTCGCTCGACGAGGCGGCGCTCCAGCGCTGCAACGTGGTCATCGCCGCGACGGGCGACGACAAGGTCAACCTGGTCGTCTCCCTGCTCGCGAAGACCGAGTACGGGGTCCCGCGCGTGGTGGCCCGGGTGAACAACCCGAAGAACGAGTGGCTCTTCAACGAGTCCTGGGGCGTCGACGTCGCGGTCTCCACGCCGCGCCTGATGTCGGCCCTGGTCGAAGAGGCCGTCAGCGTCGGCGACCTGGTGCGCCTGCTGCGCTTCAGCCACGGCGACGCCAACCTCGTCGAACTGACCCTGCCGGCCGACTCCTCGGTCGCGGGCACCCAGATCAGCGAGATCTCCTGGCCGGAGGACACCTCCCTGGTCACGATCATCCGCGGCAACCGGGTGCTCACCCCGCACGGCGAGGAGACCCTGGAGCCGGGCGACGAGCTCCTCTTCGTGGCCGCCCAGGCCCGCGAGGAGCAGCTGGAGGAACTCCTCCAGGCCCGCCGCTGA
- a CDS encoding class I SAM-dependent RNA methyltransferase has translation MTEQNEKQSLVGEEYEVEVGPVAHGGHCIARTAEGRVLFVRHTLPGEKVIARVTEGESDSRFLRADAITVLTASKDRVEAPCPYAGPGKCGGCDWQHAKPGAQRRLKGEVVAEQLKRLAGLTPEEAGWDGTVMPAEGDKLPAGQVPQWRTRVQFAIDEDGNAGLRKHRSHDVELIDHCMIAAPGVTELGIEKQDWPQMATVEAIAASGSGDRQVVLTPRPGGRLPLVELDKPVSVLRVEEKDGGVHRVHGRPFVRERADGRTYRVGMGGFWQVHPQAADTLIKAVMQGLMPRKGEMALDLYCGVGIFAGALAERLGETGAVLGIESGKRAVEDARHNLADFPRVRIEQGKVDQALPKTGITECDLVVLDPPRAGAGKQTVRHIAGLSARRIAYVACDPAALARDLGYFKDAGYKVRTLRVFDLFPMTHHVECVAILEPVAKGA, from the coding sequence ATGACCGAGCAGAACGAGAAGCAGTCACTGGTCGGGGAGGAGTACGAGGTCGAGGTCGGCCCCGTCGCGCACGGCGGCCACTGCATCGCCCGGACCGCCGAGGGGCGCGTCCTGTTCGTCCGCCACACGCTGCCCGGCGAGAAGGTCATCGCCCGCGTGACGGAGGGCGAGTCCGACTCCCGCTTCCTGCGCGCCGACGCGATCACGGTCCTCACCGCCTCCAAGGACCGCGTGGAAGCCCCCTGCCCGTACGCCGGCCCCGGCAAGTGCGGCGGCTGCGACTGGCAGCACGCCAAGCCGGGCGCCCAGCGCCGGCTCAAGGGCGAGGTCGTCGCCGAGCAGCTGAAGCGGCTCGCCGGGCTCACCCCGGAGGAGGCCGGCTGGGACGGCACCGTCATGCCGGCCGAGGGCGACAAGCTGCCGGCGGGCCAGGTCCCCCAGTGGCGCACCCGGGTCCAGTTCGCCATCGACGAGGACGGCAACGCGGGCCTGCGCAAGCACCGCTCGCACGACGTCGAACTGATCGACCACTGCATGATCGCGGCCCCGGGCGTCACCGAACTGGGCATCGAGAAGCAGGACTGGCCCCAGATGGCCACCGTCGAGGCCATCGCGGCCTCCGGCTCCGGCGACCGCCAGGTCGTCCTCACTCCCCGCCCCGGCGGCCGCCTCCCCCTCGTGGAGCTGGACAAGCCCGTCTCGGTCCTGCGCGTCGAGGAGAAGGACGGCGGGGTCCACCGCGTCCACGGCCGCCCCTTCGTGCGCGAGCGCGCGGACGGCCGTACGTACCGGGTCGGCATGGGCGGCTTCTGGCAGGTCCACCCGCAGGCCGCCGACACCCTGATCAAGGCCGTCATGCAGGGCCTGATGCCGCGCAAGGGCGAGATGGCCCTCGACCTCTACTGCGGCGTCGGCATCTTCGCCGGCGCGCTGGCGGAGCGCCTCGGCGAGACCGGGGCGGTCCTCGGCATCGAGTCGGGCAAGCGCGCGGTGGAGGACGCCCGCCACAACCTGGCCGACTTCCCCCGGGTCCGCATCGAGCAGGGCAAGGTCGACCAGGCCCTCCCCAAGACCGGCATCACCGAGTGCGACCTGGTCGTCCTCGACCCGCCCCGCGCGGGCGCCGGCAAGCAGACCGTCCGCCACATCGCCGGCCTCTCCGCCCGCCGCATCGCCTACGTGGCCTGCGACCCGGCGGCCCTGGCCCGCGACCTCGGCTACTTCAAGGACGCCGGCTACAAGGTCCGCACGCTGCGCGTCTTCGACCTCTTCCCGATGACCCACCACGTGGAATGCGTGGCCATCCTGGAGCCGGTGGCGAAGGGCGCCTGA
- a CDS encoding regulator component → MDLEQLRAACEARVEALRLPHRFSTRDLRDAVAEQRGRPIILRPLSTLGAMDAPCGIRLETPDADLLFYEEATSPLHQNHILAHEISHIICDHPGSLELDQDTLRAIGFNPTLVQRMSGRTSYTSEDEREAEVMASVIRQLMYRGRESPSSRPASGAESWDALFAEPHRKKRHPK, encoded by the coding sequence ATGGACCTTGAGCAGCTTCGCGCCGCGTGTGAGGCACGCGTCGAGGCGCTTCGGCTCCCGCACCGCTTCAGCACCCGCGACCTCCGCGACGCCGTGGCCGAACAACGCGGACGCCCCATCATCCTGCGCCCCCTGAGCACACTGGGCGCCATGGACGCTCCGTGCGGGATCCGCCTGGAGACCCCGGACGCCGACCTGTTGTTCTACGAGGAGGCCACCTCCCCCCTCCACCAGAACCACATCCTCGCGCACGAGATCAGCCACATCATCTGCGACCACCCCGGCAGCTTGGAACTGGACCAGGACACCCTCCGCGCGATCGGTTTCAACCCCACCCTCGTCCAGCGCATGTCCGGCCGGACCAGCTACACGAGTGAGGACGAACGCGAGGCCGAGGTGATGGCCAGCGTGATCCGACAACTCATGTACCGGGGACGCGAGTCCCCGTCGAGCCGGCCCGCCAGCGGCGCCGAGAGCTGGGACGCGCTGTTCGCCGAGCCGCACAGGAAGAAACGCCACCCGAAATGA
- a CDS encoding DUF3159 domain-containing protein: MTSLDRPTTPDPDAAPSADQKAVTQAALFDAFGGIRGTVETMLPGLLFVMIYTINKDVKLSAIAAGAVAVLLVIVRLLRKDTVKHAFSGVFGVGVGVAFALFTGSAKGFYLPGMIYGVGLGVAFTVSALVGFPLLGVVLGPVFKENLSWRTRNPGRKKAYTKASLAWGLIFLAKYAILFPLYWWGDATQLGWVLIALKLPPMVLAVYFTWVFLAKAPPPIDVIAEYEAEEAAEKAAKAAARERGV; this comes from the coding sequence GTGACGTCACTCGACCGACCGACCACCCCGGACCCTGACGCGGCGCCCTCCGCCGACCAGAAGGCCGTGACGCAGGCGGCGCTCTTCGATGCCTTCGGCGGCATCCGGGGCACCGTGGAGACGATGCTCCCCGGCCTGCTCTTCGTGATGATCTACACCATCAACAAGGACGTGAAGCTGTCGGCGATCGCGGCGGGCGCGGTCGCCGTGCTGCTGGTGATCGTGCGGCTGCTGCGCAAGGACACCGTCAAGCACGCCTTCAGCGGGGTCTTCGGCGTGGGCGTGGGCGTGGCCTTCGCCCTCTTCACGGGCAGCGCCAAGGGCTTCTACCTGCCCGGCATGATCTACGGCGTCGGCCTGGGCGTGGCCTTCACGGTCTCGGCGCTGGTGGGGTTCCCGCTGCTGGGGGTGGTCCTGGGGCCGGTCTTCAAGGAGAACCTGTCCTGGCGCACCCGCAACCCGGGGCGCAAGAAGGCGTACACCAAGGCCAGCCTGGCCTGGGGCCTGATCTTCCTCGCCAAGTACGCGATCCTCTTCCCGCTGTACTGGTGGGGCGACGCGACGCAGCTGGGCTGGGTGCTGATCGCGCTGAAGCTCCCGCCGATGGTGCTGGCCGTGTACTTCACCTGGGTCTTCCTGGCGAAGGCGCCGCCGCCGATCGACGTGATCGCCGAGTACGAGGCCGAGGAGGCCGCCGAGAAGGCGGCCAAGGCGGCAGCCCGGGAGCGGGGGGTCTGA
- a CDS encoding MAB_1171c family putative transporter, with protein sequence MINILFTGTAVVLLCFAVYWVRGRGGHRPTGTWAMAALLTSFALAFASYSPAVERAVESVVPHVARLLSNTFTLTAATSVLAFLFQLNLDRERAHRQIRLRVIALAICVAGMTAFFTAEQLTGRNPALYACYVLIYISYLGYTAKDFLLQTWAQSKRSTRRSQRWGLRTTSVGCGFALVYAAYKLFALVSIGLGLGLVPDHARCSSPLTPFRCAFSVTAPAVAVLLITVGLTLPALLWPLSQLRRRRWERNSFTALEPLWREVTSAVPEVVLDPGSTEADTHDLDFHLHRRVIEINDCVLALRRYRQASVRDAAAAEAARRGTADTPEGDAAVEAAVIAAAVNAKRAGLPLDGDEAPPAAGTRSRKGDLPAETAWLLLVADAYARYPAPEHAGAAS encoded by the coding sequence ATGATCAACATCCTCTTCACGGGCACGGCCGTCGTGCTGCTGTGCTTCGCCGTCTACTGGGTGAGAGGGCGCGGTGGACACCGCCCCACCGGCACCTGGGCGATGGCGGCACTGCTGACCTCGTTCGCCCTCGCCTTCGCGTCCTACTCCCCCGCAGTGGAGCGCGCGGTCGAATCGGTCGTCCCCCACGTCGCCCGACTCCTCAGCAACACCTTCACCCTGACGGCGGCCACCTCGGTCCTCGCCTTCCTCTTCCAGCTCAATCTGGACCGCGAGCGGGCCCACCGACAGATCCGACTGCGCGTCATCGCCCTCGCGATCTGCGTCGCCGGCATGACCGCCTTCTTCACCGCCGAGCAACTCACGGGCCGCAACCCGGCGTTGTACGCGTGCTACGTGCTCATCTACATCTCCTACCTGGGGTACACGGCCAAGGACTTCCTGCTGCAGACCTGGGCCCAGTCCAAGCGCTCGACCCGCCGCAGCCAGCGCTGGGGCCTGCGCACGACCTCGGTCGGCTGCGGTTTCGCCCTCGTCTACGCGGCGTACAAGCTCTTCGCCCTGGTCTCCATCGGCCTCGGCCTGGGGCTCGTGCCCGACCACGCCCGGTGCTCGAGCCCGCTGACCCCCTTCCGCTGCGCGTTCAGCGTGACCGCGCCCGCCGTCGCCGTCCTCCTCATCACCGTCGGCCTCACCCTCCCCGCCCTGCTGTGGCCGCTCAGCCAACTGCGCCGCCGTCGCTGGGAACGGAACTCGTTCACCGCGCTGGAACCCCTGTGGCGGGAGGTCACCTCGGCGGTCCCCGAGGTGGTGCTCGACCCGGGCAGCACCGAGGCCGACACCCACGACCTCGACTTCCACCTCCACCGCCGGGTCATCGAGATCAACGACTGCGTGCTGGCCCTGCGCCGGTACCGTCAAGCATCGGTACGGGACGCCGCGGCCGCCGAGGCCGCCCGCCGGGGCACGGCCGACACCCCCGAGGGCGACGCCGCGGTGGAGGCGGCGGTCATCGCCGCGGCCGTCAACGCGAAGCGCGCCGGACTCCCCCTCGACGGCGACGAGGCCCCGCCCGCCGCCGGCACCCGCTCCCGCAAGGGCGACCTCCCGGCGGAGACCGCGTGGCTGCTGCTCGTGGCGGACGCCTACGCGCGGTACCCGGCACCCGAGCACGCGGGCGCGGCCTCGTGA
- a CDS encoding cytochrome P450: MTAPRQDPLRDPRFFADPYPTYDRLREVCPVRRIPTGSGGHHAYLITGHPEAREAFTDPRLSKDTARFFADRPSNRDLHPAISRNMLASDPPEHTRQRRVATRLFTTGRVRKLRPFITRIVDDLTTTWRPGTDIDLVADLAVPLPVTVVCELLGVPEPDRTTLAARSHDLFDATDTARIDAASHHIGDYLTHLIDAARTTPGDGPLHALLHDCDEDGLTLDETISLAALLLVAGHETTTHFIGNAVLALLRHPEAFDRLRRDPDLIPGALDELLRFDSPVSVATFRYSTQDLRVGGIDIPAGFPVLIAPGAANRDPAAFPDPNHLDLDRDAGAHLSFGHGIHRCPGAPLARAEAEIALRTLLTRFPNTRLAIPAESLTWRQTRLTRGLTTLPLTL; encoded by the coding sequence GTGACCGCCCCGCGGCAGGACCCCCTGCGCGACCCGCGCTTCTTCGCCGACCCCTACCCCACCTACGACCGGCTGCGCGAGGTCTGCCCGGTCCGGCGGATCCCCACCGGCTCCGGCGGACACCACGCGTACCTGATCACCGGTCACCCCGAGGCCCGCGAGGCGTTCACCGACCCCCGCCTGTCCAAGGACACGGCCCGCTTCTTCGCCGACCGGCCCTCGAACCGCGACCTGCACCCGGCGATCTCCCGCAACATGCTGGCGAGCGACCCACCCGAGCACACCCGCCAGCGCCGGGTGGCAACACGCCTGTTCACAACGGGCCGCGTCCGAAAACTACGCCCGTTCATCACCCGAATCGTGGACGACCTGACGACCACGTGGCGACCGGGCACGGACATCGACCTGGTGGCGGACCTGGCGGTCCCCCTGCCGGTCACCGTCGTCTGCGAACTCCTGGGCGTCCCTGAACCCGACCGCACCACCCTCGCCGCCCGTTCCCACGACCTCTTCGACGCGACCGACACCGCTCGCATCGACGCCGCGTCACACCACATCGGCGACTACCTCACCCACCTGATCGACGCGGCCCGCACCACCCCCGGCGACGGCCCCCTCCACGCCCTCCTGCACGACTGCGACGAAGACGGCCTCACCCTCGACGAGACCATCTCCCTGGCAGCCCTCCTCCTGGTCGCCGGGCACGAGACCACCACCCACTTCATCGGCAACGCCGTCCTGGCCCTGCTCCGGCACCCGGAGGCCTTCGACCGCCTGCGCCGGGACCCGGACCTGATCCCCGGCGCCCTCGACGAACTGCTCCGCTTCGACTCCCCGGTGAGCGTGGCCACCTTCCGCTACAGCACGCAGGACCTGCGCGTCGGCGGCATCGACATCCCGGCGGGCTTCCCGGTCCTGATCGCCCCCGGAGCCGCGAACCGCGACCCGGCGGCGTTCCCCGACCCGAACCACCTGGACCTCGACCGCGACGCCGGCGCCCACCTCTCCTTCGGCCACGGCATCCACCGCTGCCCGGGCGCCCCCCTGGCCCGGGCCGAGGCCGAAATCGCCCTGCGCACCCTACTGACCCGCTTCCCGAACACCCGCCTGGCCATCCCCGCGGAATCCCTGACCTGGCGCCAAACCCGCCTCACCCGCGGCCTGACCACCCTCCCCCTCACCCTGTAG
- a CDS encoding OB-fold nucleic acid binding domain-containing protein, with translation MSAEPRPEKPAKPVRPAGRFRRMIERLSTSQEELHSAELQEDAEAAGCTRICDCHDRQIVKVTGTLRTVTLRPRAGVPALEAELFDGSAALDVVWLGRRSIVGIEPGRRMIASGRISMSHGRRVLFNPKYELRPLGQEH, from the coding sequence ATGAGTGCTGAACCGCGTCCCGAGAAGCCCGCGAAACCGGTCAGGCCGGCGGGCCGGTTCCGCCGGATGATAGAGCGGCTGTCCACCTCCCAGGAGGAGCTGCATTCGGCGGAACTGCAGGAGGACGCAGAAGCCGCGGGGTGCACGCGGATCTGCGACTGCCACGACCGTCAGATAGTGAAGGTGACCGGAACCCTCCGTACCGTCACCCTCCGGCCGCGAGCGGGCGTGCCCGCCCTGGAGGCCGAACTGTTCGACGGATCGGCCGCGCTGGACGTGGTGTGGCTCGGGCGTCGCTCGATCGTGGGAATCGAACCGGGGCGGCGCATGATCGCTTCGGGGCGGATCTCGATGAGCCACGGGCGCCGGGTCCTCTTCAACCCGAAGTACGAACTCCGACCGCTCGGACAGGAGCACTGA
- a CDS encoding APC family permease, which produces MSKLTDVPKRILIGRALRSDRLGETLLPKRIALPVFASDPLSSVAYAPGEVLLVLSIAGVSAYHFSPWIAVAVVVLMFTVVASYRQNVHAYPSGGGDYEVANTNLGPKAGLTVASALLVDYVLTVAVSISSGVENLGSAVDFVIEHKVLSAILMILLLTLMNLRGVKESGKLFAIPTYVFVGAVFVMIAWGAWRGLVMGDSMEAPTAGLEIKAEHQGLAGFALVFLLLRAFSSGCAALTGVEAISNGVPAFRKPKSKNAATTLALMGGLAVTMFCGIIGLAMATDVKMAETPATSLLENGVPVGDGFVQHPVISQVAEAVFGSGSILFIVLATATALVLFLAANTAYNGFPLLGSILAQDRYLPRQLHTRGDRLAFSNGIVLLAGAAMLLVWIYDADSTKLIQLYIVGVFVSFTLSQIGMVRHWNRHLRTERDQSARRRMHRSRAINTFGAFFTGMVLVVVLATKFTHGAWVALLGMLIFYGTMTAIRKHYDRVATEIAADEGPSDDSVRPSRVHSIVLVSKIHKPTLRALAFAKLTRSDTLEALSISVDQAETKALRVEWERRGINVPLKILDSPYREITRPVIEYVKGLRSENPRDAVSVYIPEYVVGRWYEHLLHNQSALRLKGRLLFTPGVMVTSVPYQLESSELAKRRARKRQEWNAPGAVRRGPVDAPRSRPKDPAAK; this is translated from the coding sequence GTGTCCAAACTGACCGACGTGCCCAAACGGATCCTGATCGGCCGGGCGCTGCGCAGCGACCGCCTCGGGGAAACTCTCCTCCCCAAGCGGATCGCCCTTCCTGTGTTCGCATCCGACCCCCTCTCCTCAGTGGCATATGCCCCCGGCGAGGTACTGCTGGTCCTGTCCATCGCGGGTGTGTCGGCGTACCACTTCAGCCCCTGGATCGCGGTCGCGGTCGTCGTGCTGATGTTCACCGTGGTCGCCTCCTACCGGCAGAACGTCCACGCGTACCCGAGCGGCGGCGGCGACTACGAGGTGGCCAACACCAACCTCGGACCCAAAGCGGGCCTCACCGTGGCGAGCGCCCTGCTCGTCGACTACGTCCTCACCGTTGCCGTCTCGATTTCCTCCGGAGTCGAGAATCTCGGTTCCGCCGTCGATTTCGTCATCGAGCACAAGGTGCTCTCGGCGATCCTGATGATTCTGCTGCTCACGCTGATGAATCTGCGCGGCGTGAAGGAATCCGGGAAGCTCTTCGCCATCCCGACGTACGTGTTCGTCGGCGCCGTGTTCGTCATGATCGCCTGGGGTGCCTGGCGCGGCCTCGTCATGGGCGACTCGATGGAGGCCCCGACCGCCGGTCTGGAGATCAAGGCCGAGCACCAGGGGCTGGCCGGGTTCGCCCTGGTCTTCCTGCTGCTGCGCGCCTTCTCCTCCGGCTGTGCCGCCCTGACCGGTGTCGAGGCGATCAGCAACGGCGTGCCGGCCTTCCGCAAGCCCAAGAGCAAGAACGCCGCCACCACCCTCGCGCTCATGGGCGGCCTGGCCGTCACCATGTTCTGCGGGATCATCGGGCTGGCCATGGCCACCGACGTGAAGATGGCCGAGACCCCCGCGACCAGCCTGCTGGAGAACGGCGTCCCGGTCGGCGACGGGTTCGTCCAGCACCCGGTGATCTCCCAGGTGGCCGAGGCCGTCTTCGGCAGCGGCAGCATCCTGTTCATCGTGCTGGCGACCGCCACCGCGCTCGTCCTGTTCCTGGCCGCCAACACCGCCTACAACGGCTTCCCGCTGCTCGGCTCGATCCTGGCCCAGGACCGCTACCTGCCGCGCCAGCTGCACACCCGCGGCGACCGGCTCGCCTTCTCCAACGGCATCGTGCTCCTGGCGGGCGCCGCCATGCTGCTGGTGTGGATCTACGACGCCGACTCGACCAAGCTGATCCAGCTCTACATCGTCGGCGTGTTCGTCTCCTTCACGCTGAGCCAGATCGGCATGGTCCGGCACTGGAACCGCCACCTGCGGACCGAGCGGGACCAGTCCGCCCGCCGCCGGATGCACCGCTCGCGGGCGATCAACACCTTCGGCGCCTTCTTCACCGGCATGGTCCTGGTCGTCGTCCTGGCCACCAAGTTCACGCACGGAGCCTGGGTCGCCCTGCTGGGCATGCTGATCTTCTACGGCACGATGACCGCGATCCGGAAGCACTACGACCGGGTCGCCACCGAGATCGCCGCCGACGAGGGCCCCAGCGACGACAGCGTGCGGCCCTCCCGGGTCCACTCGATCGTCCTCGTCTCGAAGATCCACAAGCCCACGCTGCGCGCCCTGGCCTTCGCCAAGCTGACCCGCTCGGACACCCTGGAGGCGCTCAGCATCAGCGTCGACCAGGCCGAGACCAAGGCCCTGAGGGTGGAGTGGGAGCGGCGCGGGATCAACGTCCCGCTGAAGATCCTCGACTCGCCCTACCGCGAGATCACCCGCCCGGTGATCGAGTACGTGAAGGGGCTGCGCAGCGAGAACCCGCGCGACGCCGTCAGCGTCTACATCCCCGAGTACGTCGTCGGCCGCTGGTACGAGCACCTCCTGCACAACCAGAGCGCGCTGCGCCTCAAGGGCCGGCTGCTGTTCACGCCCGGCGTGATGGTCACCTCGGTGCCCTACCAGCTGGAGTCCTCGGAGCTCGCCAAGCGGCGGGCCAGGAAGCGCCAGGAGTGGAACGCTCCGGGCGCGGTGCGCCGGGGCCCCGTCGACGCCCCGCGGTCGCGTCCGAAGGACCCGGCGGCCAAGTAG